A region from the Catellatospora sp. TT07R-123 genome encodes:
- a CDS encoding endonuclease domain-containing protein has protein sequence MAQSWADLPLGRVVRLRGAALDAVELSLRPLPDGAPAVVVYHPQAARTTADLVAAVLAELERVAVQLLPAWLPAAAALDGPAGAGVAAVRALAAELAADSGHFGPFLADLAETALRGGGPGTTRFAPEVRAAELAKVLAASYSRRGTAIVVDVPDLGPAAQRVLGAACEWLAAHGAFGVWLTGAPLPSAERIEPVPFPLPEHVAQVVAHTPAAPVPAPPPGTVTYPPVEGRPDPNSAAEKALEAALAKAAWATGRIWNRRFETHPHYIIDLQWRAERCAVEVDGPEHRGPRKFENDRRRDVLLQLDGFAVLRFTNNQVLTELDQVLSHLERYIRNSRNDAHKE, from the coding sequence ATGGCGCAGAGTTGGGCAGACCTGCCGCTGGGCAGGGTCGTACGCCTGCGCGGCGCCGCTCTGGACGCCGTCGAGCTCTCACTGCGCCCGCTGCCCGACGGGGCGCCCGCCGTGGTCGTGTACCACCCGCAGGCCGCCCGGACCACCGCCGACCTGGTCGCGGCGGTGCTGGCCGAACTCGAACGCGTCGCCGTCCAGCTCCTGCCCGCCTGGCTGCCCGCGGCCGCCGCGCTCGACGGCCCGGCCGGAGCCGGAGTCGCCGCCGTACGCGCCCTGGCCGCCGAACTCGCCGCCGACAGCGGCCACTTCGGACCGTTCCTGGCCGACCTGGCCGAGACGGCCCTGCGCGGCGGCGGTCCCGGCACCACCCGCTTCGCCCCCGAGGTGCGCGCCGCCGAGCTGGCCAAGGTGCTCGCCGCCAGCTACAGCCGCCGCGGCACCGCGATCGTCGTCGACGTGCCGGACCTCGGCCCGGCCGCGCAGCGGGTGCTCGGCGCCGCCTGCGAGTGGCTGGCCGCCCACGGCGCCTTCGGGGTATGGCTCACCGGCGCGCCGCTGCCCTCGGCCGAGCGGATCGAGCCCGTCCCGTTCCCGCTGCCCGAGCACGTCGCCCAGGTCGTGGCCCATACCCCGGCGGCACCCGTCCCGGCGCCGCCGCCCGGGACGGTCACCTACCCGCCGGTCGAAGGCAGGCCCGACCCGAACAGCGCCGCCGAGAAGGCCCTGGAGGCGGCGCTGGCCAAGGCCGCCTGGGCGACCGGCCGGATCTGGAACCGGCGGTTCGAGACGCACCCGCACTACATCATCGACCTGCAATGGCGGGCCGAGCGGTGCGCCGTGGAGGTCGACGGGCCGGAACACCGGGGCCCGCGTAAGTTCGAGAACGACCGGCGCCGCGACGTGCTGCTCCAGCTCGACGGCTTCGCGGTGCTCCGCTTCACCAACAACCAGGTCCTCACCGAACTCGACCAGGTGCTGTCGCATCTGGAGCGATACATCCGCAACAGCCGCAACGACGCGCACAAGGAGTGA
- a CDS encoding pyridoxal-dependent decarboxylase, which produces MDELFGAGRTAAEMAAWHVAGIAGAPVWRPVSDDDRAWLTGQPLPAAGRPLTELLADVRDRVMPYPMGNGHPRFFGWVNSAPSPAGIAVAPLAAALNPSCAGGEHAGVLLEHSVLRWLAELVGFPHRPGGGLLTSGASMATVIALAAARGRAARRDGWDVREDGLAGQPPMTVYVGAEGHSCVQKAAELLGIGRRGLRTVPCDDRLRMDPEALWRLIEQDVAAGMRPMCVAASAGTVGTGAVDPLAELADIAAAYDTWFHVDGAYGALGVLAVPGPYAGMDRADSLALDPHKWLGVPVDCGCVLVRDPSAVRDTFSLVPAYLRDDGAGDLGWFSEYGPEQTRPLRALRVWATLSHLGRDGVTDLIGQTVARTRELAGLLAAAPDFELTAPVVTSIAAFRHRPPGLPDDELDALNRAIPAAVQRRGLAFLTGTRIADRESLRACLLNPATTTDDLLILLGEIRAAAHHLTRVAGQSGD; this is translated from the coding sequence GTGGACGAGCTGTTTGGAGCCGGGCGGACCGCCGCCGAGATGGCGGCCTGGCATGTGGCCGGGATCGCCGGTGCCCCGGTGTGGCGGCCGGTGTCCGACGACGACCGGGCCTGGCTGACCGGCCAGCCGCTGCCCGCCGCCGGGCGGCCGCTGACCGAGCTGCTGGCCGACGTGCGCGACCGGGTCATGCCGTACCCGATGGGAAACGGCCATCCGCGCTTCTTCGGGTGGGTCAACTCCGCGCCCTCGCCCGCCGGGATCGCGGTCGCGCCGCTGGCCGCCGCGCTCAACCCGAGCTGCGCCGGGGGTGAGCACGCCGGGGTGCTGCTGGAGCATTCCGTGCTGCGCTGGCTGGCCGAGCTGGTCGGATTCCCGCACCGGCCCGGCGGCGGCCTGCTGACCAGCGGCGCGTCGATGGCCACCGTCATCGCGCTGGCCGCCGCGCGCGGCCGGGCCGCCCGGCGCGACGGCTGGGACGTGCGCGAGGACGGCCTGGCCGGGCAGCCCCCGATGACCGTGTACGTCGGCGCCGAGGGCCACAGCTGCGTGCAGAAGGCGGCCGAGCTGCTCGGGATCGGCCGCCGGGGCCTGCGCACCGTGCCTTGCGACGATCGGCTGCGGATGGACCCGGAGGCGCTGTGGCGCCTGATCGAGCAGGACGTCGCGGCCGGAATGCGGCCGATGTGCGTGGCCGCCAGCGCCGGGACGGTCGGCACCGGCGCGGTCGACCCGCTGGCCGAACTCGCCGACATCGCCGCCGCGTACGACACCTGGTTCCACGTCGACGGGGCGTACGGGGCGCTGGGCGTGCTCGCCGTGCCCGGACCGTACGCCGGGATGGACCGCGCCGACTCGCTCGCCCTGGACCCGCACAAGTGGCTCGGCGTGCCCGTCGACTGCGGCTGCGTCCTGGTCCGCGACCCGTCGGCGGTGCGCGACACGTTCAGCCTGGTCCCGGCGTACCTGCGGGACGACGGCGCGGGCGACCTCGGCTGGTTCTCCGAGTACGGCCCCGAGCAGACCCGGCCGTTGCGCGCGCTGCGGGTCTGGGCCACCCTGTCCCACCTCGGCCGCGACGGGGTCACCGACCTGATCGGGCAGACCGTGGCCCGCACCCGCGAACTGGCCGGCCTGCTCGCCGCCGCGCCCGACTTCGAGCTGACGGCCCCGGTGGTCACCTCCATCGCCGCGTTCCGCCACCGCCCGCCGGGCCTGCCCGACGACGAGCTGGACGCGCTCAACCGGGCCATCCCGGCGGCGGTGCAGCGGCGCGGCCTGGCATTCCTGACCGGCACCCGCATCGCCGACCGGGAATCGCTGCGCGCCTGCCTCCTCAACCCCGCCACCACCACCGACGACCTGCTGATCCTCCTCGGCGAGATCCGCGCCGCCGCCCACCACCTCACGCGAGTTGCCGGGCAATCGGGGGATTGA
- a CDS encoding pyridoxal-dependent decarboxylase yields MTGAPVTPLRPAAPPLSVAATLRDLTARLAQSRHYDIGFPGAVDLVFPELSELMTGHLLNNVGDAWGDPGHGVNHTKELEREVVTTIGDLFQAPRDCWGYVTGGASEGTEHALDEAWQRYPDIVVYTSAAAHYSVAKAARKLKLQLVIVRTDVTGRMDVADLAGELARRRERPAMIVATAGTTMTEAIDDVAAIREVCDDLAIIRRRIHVDAAMAGVPLALLPERQRPAFDFAAGATSMVVSGHKFLSTLMPCGVLVYAQSPYRNADTRVSYTGSADTTITGSRSGHTPLILWTVLNRVGLDGLRARAEASRRLADYTHKQLCELGWDAHRNPHAFTVTLPSPPSGRLGRWVLADDGRLSHVVCMPGITVNQIDEFLSTLGHGPGRRRMLRSRAAASSAVLSPAV; encoded by the coding sequence GTGACCGGCGCGCCGGTCACCCCGCTGCGACCGGCGGCGCCGCCGCTGTCGGTCGCAGCGACCCTGCGGGACCTGACCGCCCGCCTGGCGCAGTCACGACATTACGACATCGGGTTCCCCGGCGCGGTGGACCTGGTCTTCCCGGAACTGTCCGAGCTGATGACCGGCCACCTGCTCAACAACGTCGGCGACGCCTGGGGCGACCCGGGGCACGGCGTCAACCACACCAAGGAGCTGGAGCGGGAGGTCGTCACCACCATCGGCGACCTGTTCCAGGCCCCGCGCGACTGCTGGGGGTACGTCACCGGCGGCGCCAGCGAGGGCACCGAGCACGCCCTGGACGAGGCGTGGCAGCGCTACCCCGACATCGTCGTCTACACCTCGGCGGCGGCGCACTACTCGGTGGCCAAGGCGGCGCGCAAGCTCAAGTTGCAGCTGGTCATCGTACGCACCGACGTCACCGGGCGGATGGACGTCGCCGACCTGGCCGGGGAACTGGCCCGGCGCCGCGAGCGGCCCGCGATGATCGTGGCGACCGCGGGCACCACGATGACCGAGGCGATCGACGACGTCGCGGCCATCCGCGAGGTCTGCGACGACCTGGCCATCATCCGGCGGCGCATCCACGTCGACGCGGCCATGGCGGGCGTCCCGCTGGCGCTGCTGCCCGAGCGGCAGCGCCCGGCCTTCGACTTCGCCGCCGGAGCCACCTCGATGGTCGTGTCGGGGCACAAGTTCCTGTCTACCCTGATGCCGTGCGGGGTGCTGGTGTACGCCCAGTCCCCGTACCGCAACGCCGACACCCGGGTGTCGTACACCGGCAGTGCCGACACCACCATCACCGGCTCCCGCTCCGGCCACACCCCGCTGATCCTGTGGACGGTGCTAAACCGGGTTGGCCTGGACGGCCTGCGGGCGCGGGCCGAGGCGTCGCGGCGGCTGGCCGACTACACCCACAAGCAGCTGTGCGAGCTGGGCTGGGACGCGCACCGCAACCCGCACGCGTTCACGGTCACGCTGCCCAGCCCGCCGTCGGGGCGGCTGGGCCGGTGGGTGCTCGCCGACGACGGGCGCCTGTCGCACGTCGTCTGCATGCCGGGGATCACCGTCAACCAGATCGACGAGTTCCTCTCCACGCTGGGCCACGGGCCCGGCCGGCGGCGGATGCTGCGATCCCGTGCTGCCGCCTCTTCGGCGGTGCTCAGCCCGGCGGTGTGA
- a CDS encoding APC family permease, whose translation MTGRALARRTLGAGSLWVFAVGASSPLTVLVGGVVAMYAFTGVVAVPLSFVVIGVVVGLLAVGYVAMARHVPHAAPFYALLARGLNPSVGVAGAVIALLGYNAIQISLYGLCGVTLAGLVGGQWWVWAALVWVVVAILGQLRGVTNAKLLGTLLAVELAIIVLFDLAAIANPAEGLDMSPWSPSQLAVPGIGGVLAFAMAAFVGGETGPAFGEEARADGAVGRAMAATVAFLGLFYAVSAWAFAVAVGPDHVVDAARDPDQGPLGVLGTVYGSGIITVATVLLVTSVIAAMSAFHATVARYIFALAREGVLPPALAKLSGGVRGGAPLAGSAVQSVVAAVVVTAFVLVGADPMTIMFTWLSTIGGMSVLVLLVLSALSARAFFARGGGSRESVLVRTIAPTVGAVTGFLVIVFMLSNLGALLGVSPGSKWPWIIPVLIAGAGLTGLAWGGGMRRGRPGVYQQIGRGTPNPLTVGDHRLEPLEL comes from the coding sequence ATGACGGGGCGCGCACTGGCCCGCCGGACGCTGGGCGCCGGATCGCTGTGGGTCTTCGCGGTCGGGGCGTCCTCGCCGCTGACCGTGCTGGTCGGCGGTGTCGTCGCGATGTACGCCTTCACCGGCGTGGTCGCGGTGCCGCTGTCGTTCGTCGTCATCGGCGTGGTGGTCGGCCTGCTGGCCGTCGGCTACGTCGCGATGGCCCGGCACGTGCCGCACGCGGCACCGTTCTACGCGCTGCTCGCGCGCGGACTGAACCCGTCGGTGGGGGTCGCCGGCGCGGTCATCGCGTTGCTGGGCTACAACGCCATCCAGATCAGCCTGTACGGCCTCTGCGGGGTCACCCTGGCGGGCCTGGTCGGCGGGCAGTGGTGGGTCTGGGCTGCCCTGGTCTGGGTCGTCGTCGCCATCCTCGGCCAGCTGCGCGGCGTCACCAACGCCAAGCTGCTGGGCACCCTGCTCGCCGTGGAACTGGCCATCATCGTCCTGTTCGACCTGGCCGCGATCGCCAACCCGGCCGAGGGCCTGGACATGTCGCCGTGGTCGCCGTCGCAGCTGGCCGTGCCCGGCATCGGTGGCGTGCTCGCGTTCGCGATGGCCGCTTTCGTGGGCGGTGAGACCGGCCCGGCCTTCGGCGAGGAGGCCCGCGCCGACGGCGCGGTGGGGCGCGCCATGGCCGCGACCGTCGCGTTCCTCGGCCTGTTCTACGCCGTGTCGGCCTGGGCGTTCGCCGTGGCTGTCGGCCCGGACCACGTCGTGGACGCCGCACGCGACCCCGATCAGGGCCCGCTGGGCGTGCTGGGCACGGTATACGGCTCCGGCATCATCACCGTGGCCACGGTCCTGCTGGTCACCAGCGTCATCGCCGCCATGTCGGCGTTCCACGCCACCGTGGCCCGCTACATCTTCGCGCTGGCCCGCGAGGGGGTGCTGCCTCCGGCGCTGGCCAAGCTCAGCGGCGGTGTGCGGGGTGGCGCGCCGCTGGCCGGCTCGGCCGTCCAGTCGGTCGTGGCGGCCGTGGTCGTGACCGCGTTCGTGCTGGTCGGGGCCGACCCGATGACCATCATGTTCACCTGGCTGTCCACCATCGGCGGTATGTCGGTGCTGGTGCTGCTGGTGCTGTCCGCCCTGTCGGCGCGCGCGTTCTTCGCCCGCGGCGGCGGCTCCCGCGAGTCCGTCCTCGTCCGCACCATCGCGCCGACGGTCGGCGCGGTGACCGGCTTCCTCGTGATCGTGTTCATGCTGTCCAACCTGGGCGCGCTGCTGGGCGTGTCGCCGGGGTCGAAGTGGCCGTGGATCATCCCGGTCCTCATCGCCGGGGCCGGTCTGACCGGTCTGGCCTGGGGCGGCGGTATGCGCCGCGGTCGCCCTGGCGTCTACCAGCAGATCGGGCGGGGCACCCCGAACCCGCTCACCGTCGGCGACCACCGCCTCGAACCCCTGGAGCTGTGA
- a CDS encoding NRDE family protein codes for MCTVMLSWEPGARTPLLVLAVRDEVLDRPWLPPARHWAPLPLLGGLDRLSGGTWLAADPETGRVACVLNGSGSEPDPAARRSRGELPLGAACGRALPADLGVFSPFHLVTAAPGQAPGLAGWDGRRLAGSVLPTGVTVVSNTGADPADPRTAALTARLSAAPRPDPRDDAPEQAWASWLAVLAAQRVAPPADPHAVFRRGTVDGRRAYGSNSLTLLAVAPGRLRYDFTALGDPPWPPLGLTTVLR; via the coding sequence ATGTGCACGGTGATGCTCAGCTGGGAACCCGGCGCCCGCACCCCGCTGCTGGTCCTGGCCGTACGCGACGAGGTGCTCGACCGGCCGTGGCTGCCCCCGGCCCGGCACTGGGCGCCGCTGCCGCTGTTGGGCGGGCTGGACCGGCTCTCCGGCGGCACCTGGCTCGCCGCCGACCCGGAGACCGGCCGCGTCGCCTGCGTGCTCAACGGATCGGGGTCCGAACCCGATCCGGCGGCGCGCCGCTCCCGGGGGGAGCTGCCCCTGGGCGCCGCGTGCGGCCGGGCACTGCCCGCCGACCTGGGCGTGTTCTCACCGTTCCACCTGGTGACCGCCGCGCCGGGACAGGCACCCGGGCTGGCGGGCTGGGACGGGCGGCGCCTGGCCGGGTCGGTGCTGCCCACCGGTGTCACCGTGGTGTCCAACACCGGCGCCGATCCGGCCGATCCGCGTACGGCCGCGCTGACCGCCCGGCTGTCGGCCGCCCCGCGCCCCGATCCGCGCGACGACGCCCCGGAGCAGGCCTGGGCGAGCTGGCTGGCGGTGCTGGCCGCGCAGCGGGTCGCCCCGCCCGCCGACCCGCACGCCGTCTTCCGCCGCGGCACCGTCGACGGCCGCCGGGCGTACGGTTCCAACTCGCTCACCCTGCTCGCGGTCGCGCCGGGCCGCCTGCGCTACGACTTCACCGCCCTGGGTGATCCGCCGTGGCCGCCGCTGGGGCTGACGACCGTACTGCGCTGA
- a CDS encoding ABC transporter, whose product MNDTAVYDRIEALRAFTAAARPYLPEADLAAAAALAVKADERLALSRLHTVVALAGATGTGKSSIFNGMAGLSLSQAGLRRPTTGQAHACVWGDQGADDLLDWLGVGKRFVRPGGADPDLSGLVLLDLPDFDSVHDAHRAEVDRLLAVVDLIVWVLHPQKYADKIVHHGYLARFHRHREITVVDLNQVDLLSPDDLQLCLVDLRRLLADDGLADVPVLTSSTVGPPGLRALADTVGAAVAARQAALRRLAADVDDAVADLKPLVAPDVPKDALGKQVLRPLTDALARAAGVPLVAAATERAYVHRARKRTGWPPLRWLRRVRPDPLTRLHLGGPADPDTTGPVGATSLSPAAPAEQAAVALTLRDTAARAGAALPAPWRDSLLAAVRSGADGLPDALDRAVATTDLGVARPRRWWTLINVLQWVFALTALVGLVWLGVRWAMFALALPALPLPQVAVQGWQLPTPTALLAGGLLAGLLLSLLVRPVVRLAARRRRRRAAARLRAGVERVAREEVLAPAQRVLDAYDGARSALRRAGG is encoded by the coding sequence GTGAACGACACCGCCGTGTACGACCGCATCGAGGCCCTGCGCGCGTTCACCGCCGCCGCGCGGCCGTACCTGCCGGAGGCCGACCTGGCCGCCGCGGCGGCGCTGGCCGTCAAGGCCGACGAGCGGCTGGCGCTGTCGCGGCTGCACACCGTCGTCGCGCTGGCCGGCGCGACCGGCACCGGCAAGTCCAGCATCTTCAACGGGATGGCCGGGCTGTCGCTGTCGCAGGCGGGCCTGCGCCGCCCCACCACCGGCCAGGCGCACGCCTGTGTCTGGGGGGACCAGGGCGCCGACGACCTGCTCGACTGGCTCGGCGTCGGCAAGCGCTTCGTCCGGCCCGGCGGCGCCGACCCGGACCTGTCCGGCCTGGTGCTGCTGGACCTGCCCGACTTCGACTCGGTGCACGACGCCCACCGCGCCGAGGTCGACCGGCTGCTGGCCGTGGTGGATCTGATCGTCTGGGTGCTGCACCCGCAGAAGTACGCCGACAAGATCGTCCACCACGGTTACCTGGCCCGGTTCCACCGCCACCGCGAGATCACCGTGGTCGACCTCAACCAGGTCGACCTGCTGTCCCCGGACGACCTGCAACTGTGCCTGGTCGACCTGCGCCGCCTGCTCGCCGACGACGGCCTGGCCGACGTGCCCGTGCTGACCAGCTCCACCGTGGGCCCGCCGGGGCTGCGCGCGCTGGCGGACACGGTCGGCGCCGCCGTCGCGGCCCGGCAGGCGGCGCTGCGGCGGCTGGCCGCCGATGTGGACGACGCCGTCGCCGACCTGAAGCCGCTGGTCGCCCCGGACGTCCCGAAGGACGCGCTGGGCAAGCAGGTGCTGCGGCCGCTGACCGACGCGCTGGCGCGGGCGGCGGGCGTGCCGCTGGTGGCCGCCGCGACCGAGCGCGCGTACGTGCACCGCGCCCGCAAACGCACCGGCTGGCCGCCGCTGCGCTGGCTGCGCCGGGTCCGCCCCGACCCGCTGACCCGCCTGCACCTGGGCGGTCCGGCCGATCCGGACACGACCGGGCCGGTCGGGGCCACCTCGCTGAGCCCGGCCGCGCCCGCCGAGCAGGCGGCGGTGGCGCTGACACTGCGCGACACCGCCGCCCGTGCCGGGGCCGCCCTGCCCGCGCCCTGGCGCGACAGCCTGCTCGCGGCGGTGCGCTCCGGCGCCGACGGCCTGCCCGACGCGCTGGACCGGGCGGTGGCCACCACCGACCTGGGCGTGGCCCGGCCGCGGCGCTGGTGGACGCTGATCAACGTACTGCAATGGGTCTTCGCGCTGACGGCGCTGGTCGGGCTGGTGTGGCTGGGCGTGCGCTGGGCCATGTTCGCCCTGGCCCTGCCCGCGCTGCCGCTGCCGCAGGTCGCGGTCCAGGGCTGGCAGCTGCCGACCCCGACCGCGCTGCTCGCGGGCGGGCTGCTGGCCGGGCTGCTGCTGTCGCTGCTGGTGCGGCCCGTGGTCCGGCTGGCCGCCCGGCGCCGCCGCCGCCGGGCCGCCGCGCGGCTGCGCGCCGGGGTGGAGCGGGTGGCGCGGGAGGAGGTGCTCGCCCCGGCCCAGCGGGTGCTGGACGCCTACGACGGGGCGCGGTCGGCGCTGCGGCGGGCGGGGGGCTGA
- a CDS encoding GTPase domain-containing protein translates to MNEAGAGLAASLVRLRDELAAAAYPLPLPDAATDTALARATVGQLDDYLIPRLARLDAPLLAVAGGSTGAGKSTLVNSLVRAPVSVAGARRPTTRAPVLVCHPGDATWFGQAQLLPRLGRTHTPGGTGTDLVIVTSPELTPGLALLDAPDIDSVEEANRVLAEQLLAAADLWLFVTTAVRYADAVPWELLTTARDRGTAVAVVLNRVPPGADGEVVPHLREMLTEHGLAEVGLYVVAERVLDAQGLLPPEAVAPLRDWLDQLARSAAERARVIRQTVDGAVAALGPAGDRLAAGADAQAAAVGELREAADRAYRDAEQAVDHGLLDGVLFRGEVLTRWQELVGTGEFMRGLQARVGRWRDRLVAAVSGKPLPDEQLKTALESGLVTFLHATAADAAEQAVNAWRTRPAGAAVLARPGTQDLGSASSDIQARADRLVRDWQRGVLELVRTESGNRLLAAKASAYAVNALGLCLMVAVFAATAFIPTGAEIAVAGGTTIAAQKVLEAVFGDQAVRRLAQQARQDLLARVRTLYGEEARRFHAALAAVGVDPDAGQRLRAAAAAVRAARQADPIPGGAA, encoded by the coding sequence ATGAACGAGGCAGGAGCAGGGCTGGCGGCGTCGCTGGTACGGCTGCGCGATGAGCTGGCCGCGGCGGCGTACCCCCTGCCCCTGCCCGACGCCGCCACCGACACCGCCCTGGCCCGGGCGACGGTCGGCCAGCTCGACGACTACCTGATCCCGCGCCTGGCCCGGCTGGACGCCCCGCTGCTCGCGGTCGCGGGCGGCTCGACCGGCGCGGGCAAGTCGACCCTGGTCAACAGCCTGGTCCGGGCTCCGGTCAGCGTGGCCGGGGCGCGCCGCCCCACCACCCGGGCGCCGGTGCTGGTCTGCCACCCCGGCGACGCGACGTGGTTCGGCCAGGCGCAGCTGCTGCCGCGGCTGGGGCGGACGCACACCCCCGGCGGCACCGGCACCGACCTGGTCATCGTCACCTCGCCCGAGCTCACTCCCGGTCTGGCGCTGCTGGACGCGCCCGACATCGACTCGGTGGAGGAGGCCAACCGGGTGCTGGCCGAGCAGCTGCTCGCCGCCGCCGACCTGTGGCTGTTCGTCACCACCGCGGTCCGCTACGCCGACGCGGTGCCGTGGGAGCTGCTGACCACCGCCCGCGACCGGGGCACCGCCGTGGCGGTGGTGCTCAACCGGGTGCCGCCCGGCGCCGACGGCGAGGTCGTCCCGCATCTGCGCGAGATGCTCACCGAGCACGGCCTGGCCGAGGTCGGCCTGTACGTGGTGGCCGAACGCGTCCTGGACGCCCAGGGCCTGCTGCCGCCGGAGGCGGTGGCGCCGCTGCGCGACTGGCTGGACCAGCTCGCCCGCTCGGCCGCCGAGCGGGCCCGGGTGATCCGGCAGACCGTCGACGGGGCCGTGGCCGCCCTCGGCCCGGCCGGCGACCGGCTGGCCGCCGGGGCCGACGCGCAGGCCGCGGCCGTCGGCGAGCTGCGCGAGGCCGCCGACCGGGCCTACCGTGACGCCGAGCAGGCCGTCGACCACGGCCTGCTCGACGGGGTGCTGTTCCGGGGCGAGGTGCTGACCCGCTGGCAGGAACTGGTCGGCACCGGCGAGTTCATGCGCGGCCTCCAGGCGCGCGTGGGCCGCTGGCGCGACCGGCTCGTCGCGGCGGTGTCGGGCAAACCGCTGCCCGACGAGCAGCTCAAGACCGCGCTGGAGTCGGGGCTGGTGACCTTCCTGCATGCCACGGCCGCCGACGCCGCCGAGCAGGCGGTCAACGCGTGGCGGACCCGGCCCGCGGGTGCGGCGGTGCTGGCCCGCCCCGGCACGCAGGACCTCGGGTCGGCCTCATCCGACATCCAGGCCCGCGCCGACCGGCTGGTGCGCGACTGGCAGCGCGGCGTGCTGGAGCTGGTGCGCACCGAGTCGGGCAACCGCCTGCTCGCCGCCAAGGCCAGCGCGTACGCGGTGAACGCGCTCGGGCTGTGCCTGATGGTCGCCGTGTTCGCCGCGACCGCGTTCATCCCGACCGGGGCCGAGATCGCGGTCGCGGGCGGCACCACCATCGCCGCGCAGAAGGTGCTGGAGGCGGTCTTCGGCGACCAGGCCGTGCGGCGGCTGGCCCAGCAGGCCCGGCAGGACCTGCTGGCCCGGGTGCGCACCCTGTACGGCGAGGAGGCGCGGCGGTTCCACGCGGCCCTGGCCGCCGTCGGGGTGGATCCGGACGCGGGGCAGCGGCTGCGCGCGGCCGCCGCGGCGGTGCGCGCCGCCCGGCAGGCCGACCCGATCCCGGGCGGTGCCGCGTGA
- a CDS encoding DUF2625 family protein — protein sequence MQQSAWPEVLEAVAGAPYPVEVLPADPERARRCLDGLEITERSWLGAVTLHSGGLLIDHGWLRVLGGGTDTLPDVLAEADPSRGGLVIAYDVLGGIFIWAPAGPGAAPTVHYFAPDSLRWEDLDLGYGQWLGAMLSGALTGFAEGLRWPGWAEEVAQARPDQGINTFPPLWTKEGKDLSAVSRKAIPLTELVSYHQHCVEQLGG from the coding sequence ATGCAGCAGAGCGCGTGGCCTGAGGTGCTGGAGGCGGTCGCGGGGGCGCCGTACCCGGTGGAGGTCCTGCCCGCCGACCCGGAGCGGGCCAGGCGGTGCCTGGACGGGCTGGAGATCACCGAGCGCTCCTGGCTGGGCGCGGTGACCCTGCACAGCGGCGGCCTGCTGATCGACCACGGCTGGCTGCGGGTGCTCGGCGGCGGCACCGACACCCTGCCCGACGTGCTGGCCGAGGCCGACCCGTCGCGCGGCGGTCTGGTCATCGCGTACGACGTCCTGGGCGGCATCTTCATCTGGGCCCCGGCCGGACCCGGCGCCGCCCCGACCGTCCACTACTTCGCCCCCGACTCCCTGCGCTGGGAGGACCTGGACCTCGGCTACGGGCAGTGGCTGGGCGCGATGCTGTCCGGCGCGCTGACCGGCTTCGCCGAGGGCCTGCGCTGGCCCGGCTGGGCCGAGGAGGTCGCCCAGGCCCGCCCCGACCAGGGCATCAACACCTTCCCGCCGCTGTGGACCAAGGAGGGCAAAGACCTGTCCGCGGTATCGCGCAAGGCGATCCCGCTGACCGAACTGGTCAGTTACCACCAGCACTGCGTGGAACAGCTCGGCGGATAA
- a CDS encoding RNA polymerase sigma factor — protein sequence MDDFGEFYAARKDAVYRAVLVATRGAPGAEDAVAEAFTRAFAHWATVRAHPNPVAWVLRTALNEQRSWWRRLRREVLAEPPEVGVEPGAYAGLDARLRALVLALPRRQREVLALRVLADLSAEETGGVLRITAATVHVHLHRALAALRTQVGAVTPDGLRLVEEAM from the coding sequence ATGGACGATTTCGGAGAGTTCTACGCCGCCCGCAAGGACGCGGTGTATCGGGCCGTGCTGGTGGCGACCCGGGGCGCCCCCGGGGCCGAGGACGCGGTGGCCGAGGCGTTCACCCGGGCGTTCGCGCACTGGGCGACGGTGCGCGCGCACCCGAACCCGGTGGCCTGGGTGCTGCGTACCGCGCTCAACGAGCAGCGGTCCTGGTGGCGGCGGCTGCGCCGGGAGGTGCTGGCCGAACCGCCCGAGGTGGGCGTGGAGCCCGGGGCGTACGCGGGACTCGACGCCCGCCTGCGCGCCCTGGTCCTGGCGCTGCCCCGGCGCCAGCGGGAGGTGCTCGCGCTGCGGGTGCTGGCAGACCTGTCCGCCGAGGAGACCGGCGGCGTGCTGCGGATAACGGCGGCGACCGTCCACGTGCACCTGCACCGGGCACTGGCGGCGCTGCGTACCCAGGTCGGTGCCGTGACGCCGGACGGCTTGCGGCTGGTCGAGGAGGCGATGTGA